The following coding sequences are from one Salvia hispanica cultivar TCC Black 2014 chromosome 3, UniMelb_Shisp_WGS_1.0, whole genome shotgun sequence window:
- the LOC125209445 gene encoding NAC domain-containing protein 90-like, whose amino-acid sequence MGDLPVGFRFYPTEEELLLYYLPNKLNGTNPDIDRVIPLLNIYDYNPWELPRHAGEVCRGDKEQWFFFTTMQEREARGGRPNRLTEKGYWKATGSPSDVFNCQNLRIGRKKTMVFYEGRAPHGLKTTWKMNEYKVYDHSPNPQLKEELSLCRIYKRSKCARAFDRRPQPAEADEAAMQCHRADVAFATSDDQQINPTVEGSELMNWDIATQSEPLWDSDDLMMILKWFDL is encoded by the exons ATGGGTGATTTGCCTGTAGGTTTCAGGTTCTATCCCACAGAGGAGGAACTGCTCCTTTACTATCTTCCTAACAAGCTCAACGGCACAAATCCTGACATCGACAGAGTCATACCTCTTCTGAACATCTATGATTACAATCCATGGGAGCTTCCAC GACATGCTGGAGAAGTGTGCCGTGGCGACAAAGAGCAGTGGTTCTTCTTCACCACGATGCAAGAGAGGGAGGCCCGGGGAGGAAGACCCAACCGCCTTACAGAGAAGGGATATTGGAAAGCTACCGGCTCGCCTTCTGATGTTTTCAATTGCCAAAATCTCCGAATCGGAAGGAAGAAAACCATGGTTTTCTACGAGGGCCGAGCTCCCCACGGATTGAAAACTACCTGGAAAATGAACGAGTATAAAGTCTATGATCATTCTCCCAATCCTCAG CTGAAGGAAGAGCTCAGCTTGTGCCGGATTTACAAGAGATCCAAGTGCGCGAGGGCGTTTGATAGGCGGCCGCAGCCGGCCGAGGCTGATGAAGCCGCGATGCAGTGCCACCGTGCTGACGTGGCATTCGCAACTAGCGATGATCAGCAGATTAATCCAACGGTGGAGGGGAGTGAATTGATGAATTGGGACATTGCAACTCAAAGTGAACCTTTGTGGGATTCGGATGATTTGATGATGATACTTAAGTGGTTtgatttgtga